A section of the Styela clava chromosome 9, kaStyClav1.hap1.2, whole genome shotgun sequence genome encodes:
- the LOC144427293 gene encoding uncharacterized protein LOC144427293, giving the protein MEIVFGKHHCEIGIKHLDYGQVIGGVRYAPSGLLKLLEMGRAVGSELFRRLCDSAGEEHNHMIFLKWQQVEILPSFYKKEADPDDPTTSIDFVNQKKRMFHFFLPISNTSRRIENWVFDSGTGTPIMTASVLSVNINPETRRPLRFNNYLKNYFSPKNLSSANMQFQKLPPSCMSEYKMPDSVLFHSLPTQITVRYVDRNGHTNQSAYGDICYNCLADAISKKVFFLFGSIFDYKIRRMSFLYLKESLLGDKVEAIVWQDESHNWKFKFHIKKDGIVLCQAEFMFYPELKAKI; this is encoded by the coding sequence TGCGATACGCCCCATCAGGACTTCTCAAGTTACTGGAAATGGGTAGAGCAGTCGGAAGCGAGCTATTCAGAAGATTATGCGATTCAGCAGGGGAAGAACACAATCATATGATTTTCTTAAAATGGCAGCAAGTAGAAATATTGCCTTCGTTTTATAAAAAGGAAGCTGACCCTGACGACCCAACAACATCTATCGATTTTGTGAATCAGAAAAAAAGGATGTTCCATTTTTTTTTGCCAATCAGTAACACGTCTCGTCGAATTGAAAACTGGGTTTTTGATTCAGGCACTGGAACACCGATAATGACAGCTTCAGTTTTGTCTGTAAATATAAACCCTGAAACTCGCCGTCCGTTACgattcaataattatttaaagaATTATTTCAGCCCAAAAAACCTTTCATCTGCAAATATGCAGTTTCAAAAACTGCCGCCTTCATGCATGAGCGAATATAAAATGCCAGATTCTGTGTTGTTTCATTCGTTACCTACGCAGATTACAGTCCGTTATGTTGATCGTAACGGACACACAAACCAATCAGCTTACGGTGATATCTGCTATAATTGTCTTGCTGACGCTATTTCAAAGAAAgtcttttttctttttggtTCAATTTTTGATTACAAAATTCGTCGAATGTCGTTCTTATATTTAAAAGAATCCCTTCTTGGGGATAAAGTAGAAGCCATCGTGTGGCAAGATGAGAGCCATaattggaaatttaaatttcatattaaaaaagaCGGGATTGTTCTTTGTCAAGCTGAATTCATGTTTTACCCAGAACTGAAAgcaaaaatataa